Genomic segment of Pirellulales bacterium:
ATTGATGCCGTCGCCCGGATAGGCGTAGATCCGCTTGACGCCCCACTCTTGCATCCGCTTCATCACGAATTGGCCGACGCTGATTGCCATGGGTTGCACTCCTTCGTTTCAAGCAGTTCGTTTCAAGGCCATCTCTTCCGGGCGGGACGTTCGGGCTGGGCGGGATCTTTGTTGGTTTCAGGCTGCGTCAGGAAACCGCGGCGTCGGAATGCTCCAAATCGATCAGGGCCAAGCCGAATTCCGGACGGAATGTCTTGCGCAGATGGGCCGGCGATTCGATGACGATCAATTCCAACGTTGGCCGGACCCGCCCATTCTGCAGATGCCCGCCGTGGGCGCTGCCATCGCGCTTGGCGACGCAGATATGGGCGTGCACTGCCGGTTTGCCGTTCGATTCGGCGATATCGCCGATGAGGCTGAGTAATTCGACTTGCTCGTTGATTTCGATCGGTTGGTAGGATTGCGACTTGAGGTCGAACCAAGCGACCGTCAGGCGTTCGAGAGCGCCGATGCCGGTGAAATGCGCTGCGCTGAGTTGTTCGTCGGCCGCGAATCGCTTGAGTTCGGTCATACAATCGTCGCCGGCGTCGAAGATCAGGCCCCATTCGCGCCGGCCCGCAATGTCGCTGAGCAATTTCGATTTCATGGGATATTCTTTATTCTCATTGCTTGGGCCACACGGCCGGCTACCGCGCTTCGCTGCCGACGGACTCGAGCGCCCCGTAAACGGCGGCGGTCGTGACGCCGTAGGCCACGTGCCGCATC
This window contains:
- a CDS encoding PPC domain-containing DNA-binding protein: MKSKLLSDIAGRREWGLIFDAGDDCMTELKRFAADEQLSAAHFTGIGALERLTVAWFDLKSQSYQPIEINEQVELLSLIGDIAESNGKPAVHAHICVAKRDGSAHGGHLQNGRVRPTLELIVIESPAHLRKTFRPEFGLALIDLEHSDAAVS